The Punica granatum isolate Tunisia-2019 chromosome 4, ASM765513v2, whole genome shotgun sequence genome has a window encoding:
- the LOC116202453 gene encoding probable LRR receptor-like serine/threonine-protein kinase At3g47570: protein MESQLPLPHGRSLAATLWLLLSIAAIALVACSMSDVQGAHGNETDRFALLDVKANIIIDPLGVLSSWNSSHHFCQWYGVTCGRRHQRVTKLDLQSQELSGTISPHIGNLSFLRVLDLQNNSFDSRIPLEVGHLSRLRHLYLNNNSLSGPIPPSLSSCSNLLNISLHYNRLQGYVPSNLSSLSKLRVLWLWHNGLSGEIPLSVGNFSSLESLHLGDNMLRGTVPDTLSNLRNLKYLALAQNNLVGNFPSSVANISSMEDLDLGLNQLMGTLPLDLGITLPNLQFFSVTDNRFTGSIPQSISNMSQVNVFIITSNRFTGDVPSFRKMSNLDFFAIGGNYLGRGQANDLDFLCSLTNSTNLNIVDIGDNNFGGAMPKCIGNLSITLYMFVLEQNALSGTMPSSIGNLIHLEAFSVSANNFSGSIPPEIGNLKKVKEFYLDENMFTGEVPHTLGNLSMLVYLSMRKNNLLGTIPSSLGKCQSLSFLDLSDNKLAGAIPPEIMSLSSLSIYASFSLNNLTGELPVEIGNLKNLGKLDLSGNKLSGKIPSSLGSCTSLEYLYMGDNMFTGPVPSSLSSLRGIKELNLSHNRLSGQIPHFLEDLNLTSLDLSFNNLQGNLPTGGVFANTSATSVLGNEKLCGGLPEYRLPKCKSTGRSTNGRVRNVSIYTVSGILAIVFMLSLVCFLWNRKQRKTVASSSSNDRFLKVSYQDLLKATDGFSSANLVGTGSFGSVFKGVLALDQTTIAVKVLNLDRHGASKSFIKECEALRNIRHRNLVKVLTACSGTDYQGNDFKALVYEFMVNGSLDEWLHPRVGTSAEGEVIPRQLGLLQRVNIATDVACALDYLHHQCETPIVHCDLKPSNVLIDGEMTGHVGDFGLVRFMPGTTRELISELTSSIGVKGSLGYIAPEYGAGAEVSTNGDVHSYGILVLEMFTGKRPTDNMFSDGLNLHLFAKAAFPERVLQIIDPLLLQESHDEDDGLDIRRTRRSHDRFLKIQECLVLIVEIGLVCSSEVPIGRMSMRDVAAALQAIRKKLTGS from the exons ATGGAGTCCCAGCTTCCCCTCCCCCATGGGAGGAGTCTCGCTGCCACGCTTTGGCTTCTTCTCAGCATCGCTGCCATAGCTCTTGTTGCCTGCTCCATGTCCGATGTGCAGGGTGCTCATGGGAATGAAACCGACCGATTTGCTCTGCTGGACGTCAAGGCCAATATAATAATTGACCCACTCGGTGTCTTGAGCTCATGGAACTCCAGCCACCATTTCTGTCAGTGGTATGGAGTTACTTGTGGCCGAAGGCACCAGAGAGTCACAAAATTGGACTTGCAATCGCAAGAGCTGTCGGGGACAATTTCCCCGCATATTGGGAACCTGAGCTTCCTGAGGGTGCTCGATCTCCAGAACAACAGCTTCGATTCAAGGATTCCCCTTGAAGTAGGTCATCTGTCAAGACTGCGGCATTTGTATCTCAATAACAACTCGCTCAGTGGACCAATTCCTCCCAGCCTGTCCAGTTGCTCCAATCTCCTCAACATCAGCCTCCATTACAACAGGCTTCAGGGGTACGTTCCTTCAAATCTCAGCTCCCTCTCCAAGCTCAGAGTACTTTGGTTGTGGCACAATGGTTTGAGCGGAGAGATCCCACTTTCGGTTGGAAACTTCTCATCTTTAGAGTCTCTTCATTTGGGAGATAATATGCTTAGGGGTACGGTTCCGGATACTCTCAGCAACTTGAGAAACTTAAAGTATCTTGCTCTTGCGCAAAATAATTTAGTTGGAAATTTTCCTTCGTCAGTCGCCAACATTTCTTCCATGGAAGATCTTGATTTGGGTCTTAACCAATTGATGGGTACCTTGCCGTTGGACTTGGGCATCACTCTTCCAAATCTCCAATTTTTCTCGGTAACGGATAACCGGTTCACTGGATCTATCCCCCAATCAATATCCAACATGTCCCAAGTAAATGTATTTATAATTACATCCAATAGGTTCACGGGGGATGTTCCGTCtttccgaaagatgagtaacCTCGACTTTTTCGCTATTGGTGGAAATTATCTGGGAAGGGGGCAAGCCAACGACCTCGACTTCCTCTGCTCCTTGACAAATTCCACAAATCTCAATATTGTTGACATAGGTGATAACAATTTCGGAGGGGCAATGCCCAAATGCATCGGCAACCTGTCCATCACTCTTTACATGTTCGTGTTGGAACAAAATGCTTTATCTGGAACCATGCCGAGTAGTATTGGGAATCTCATACATCTGGAGGCTTTTTCAGTGTCTGCCAACAATTTTTCAGGTAGCATACCTCCCGAAATTGGAAATCTCAAAAAAGTGAAGGAATTCTATCTCGATGAAAATATGTTCACCGGAGAGGTCCCACACACCCTCGGGAATTTGTCAATGTTGGTTTACCTGTCCATGCGCAAAAACAATCTTCTGGGCACCATACCTTCCTCTTTGGGCAAGTGTCAGAGCTTATCATTTCTAGATCTTTCAGATAACAAGCTTGCTGGTGCCATACCCCCCGAGATTATGAGCCTCTCTTCTCTATCAATCTATGCCAGTTTCTCGTTGAACAATCTAACAGGCGAGCTTCCTGTGGAAATAGGGAATCTGAAAAATCTCGGCAAATTAGATCTCTCGGGGAACAAGTTGTCAGGAAAAATTCCAAGTAGTTTAGGTAGTTGTACGTCGCTGGAGTACTTGTACATGGGGGATAACATGTTTACAGGTCCCGTCCCTTCAAGTCTGAGTTCCTTAAGGGGGATTAAAGAATTAAATCTCTCCCACAACAGGCTCTCAGGCCAAATTCCCCATTTCTTGGAGGATCTCAACCTTACAAGTTTAGATCTGTCTTTCAATAATCTTCAGGGCAATCTGCCTACGGGAGGAGTTTTTGCAAATACAAGTGCAACCTCAGTTCTGGGAAATGAGAAGCTTTGTGGGGGTCTACCTGAATATCGGCTTCCCAAATGTAAGTCAACCGGTAGATCAACTAATGGCAGAGTGAGAAATGTTTCTATCTACACGGTGTCGGGGATTTTGGCAATAGTGTTTATGCTCTCGTTAGTTTGTTTCCTCTGGAATAGGAAACAGAGGAAAACAGTCGCTTCTAGCTCCTCAAACGACCGGTTTCTGAAAGTTTCATATCAAGACCTACTGAAAGCAACGGATGGGTTCTCCTCTGCCAATCTGGTCGGGACCGGTAGTTTTGGATCAGTGTTTAAAGGGGTTCTTGCTTTGGATCAGACAACCATTGCCGTGAAAGTGCTTAATCTTGATCGTCATGGTGCATCGAAGAGCTTCATTAAAGAGTGCGAGGCCTTGAGAAACATCAGGCATCGAAATCTTGTTAAGGTACTCACGGCATGTTCGGGCACCGATTACCAGGGCAATGACTTCAAGGCCTTGGTATATGAGTTCATGGTCAATGGGAGCTTGGATGAGTGGCTGCATCCACGAGTTGGAACGAGTGCAGAGGGAGAGGTTATACCGAGGCAATTAGGTCTTCTCCAGAGGGTGAATATTGCCACAGATGTTGCTTGTGCTTTAGATTATCTCCATCATCAATGTGAAACACCCATAGTTCACTGCGATCTTAAGCCAAGCAATGTCCTCATTGACGGTGAAATGACTGGGCATGTAGGTGATTTTGGGTTGGTCAGGTTCATGCCAGGAACTACTAGGGAGCTGATTTCTGAGCTGACAAGTTCTATTGGAGTAAAAGGATCTCTCGGCTATATTGCGCCCG AGTATGGAGCGGGGGCTGAGGTGTCAACTAATGGAGATGTTCACAGCTACGGCATCCTCGTGCTGGAGATGTTCACAGGGAAGAGGCCCACCGACAACATGTTTAGTGATGGGCTGAACCTTCATCTCTTTGCCAAGGCAGCCTTTCCGGAGCGAGTTCTGCAGATAATTGACCCTCTCTTGCTCCAAGAGAGTCACGACGAGGATGATGGCCTAGACATCAGGAGAACTCGAAGGAGCCACGACAGGTTCCTTAAGATTCAAGAGTGTCTGGTCTTGATAGTGGAAATAGGATTGGTCTGTTCTTCCGAAGTTCCAATTGGCAGGATGAGCATGAGAGACGTTGCAGCTGCTCTGCAGGCAATTAGGAAGAAGCTTACCGGAAGCTGA
- the LOC116204142 gene encoding putative receptor-like protein kinase At3g47110, with translation MSNLRIFNIGLNYLRRGQANDLDFLCSLTNATILNLLVIANNNFGGEVPKCIGNLSITLDLLALGQNALSGTLPSSIGNIINLQVLSVSANNFSGSIPPEIGNLKKMKQLYLTDNVFTGEVPHTLGNLSMLTHLSMGNNNLLGTIPSSLGKCQSLLALDLAHNKLAGAIPPEIMSLPPLSIGVDFSMNNLTGELPVEIGNLKHLSALDQSGNKLSGKIPSSLGSCMSLEYLYMGDNMFAGPIPSTLSSLRGIRELNLSHNRLSGQIPDFLEDLDLTSLDLSFNNFQGNLPTGGVLANTSATSVLGNEKLCGGLPEYRLPKCKSTGTSTNGRVRNVSIYTVSGILAIVFMLSLLCFLWHRKQRKTVASSSSNDQFLKVSYQDLLKATDGFSSANLIGTGSFGSVFKGFLALDQTTIAVKVLNLDRHGASKSFIKECEALRNIRHRNLVKVLTACSGTDYQGNDFKALVYEFMINGSLDEWLHPQVRTSPEREVIRRQLGLLQRVNIATDVACALDYLHHQCETPIVHCDLKPSNVLIDGEMTGHVGDFGLVRFMPGATRELISELTSSIGVKGSLGYIAPEYGAGAEVSTNGDVYSYGILVLEMFTGKRPTDDMFSDGLNLHLFTKAAFPERVLQIIDPLLLQESHDEDDGLDIRRTRRSHDRFLKIQECLVSIVEIGLVCSSEIPSGRMSMRDVVAALQAIRKKLTGSLGY, from the exons ATGAGTAACCtccgaattttcaatattGGTTTAAATTATCTGCGAAGGGGACAAGCCAATGACCTCGACTTCCTCTGCTCCTTGACAAATGCAACAATTCTCAATCTTCTTGTCATAGCTAATAACAATTTCGGAGGGGAAGTGCCCAAATGCATCGGCAATCTGTCCATCACTCTTGACTTGCTCGCGTTGGGACAAAATGCTTTATCTGGAACCCTGCCGAGTAGTATCGGGAATATCATAAATCTGCAGGTTTTGTCAGTGTCTGCCAACAATTTTTCAGGTAGCATACCTCCGGAAATTGGAAATCTCAAAAAAATGAAGCAATTGTATCTCACAGACAATGTATTCACCGGAGAGGTCCCGCACACCCTCGGGAATTTGTCAATGTTGACTCACCTGTCCATGGGCAACAACAACCTTCTGGGCACCATACCTTCCTCTTTGGGCAAGTGTCAGAGCTTATTAGCACTAGATCTTGCACATAACAAGCTTGCTGGTGCCATACCCCCTGAGATTATGAGCCTCCCTCCTCTATCAATAGGTGTTGATTTCTCAATGAACAATCTAACAGGCGAGCTTCCCGTGGAAATAGGGAATCTGAAACATCTCAGCGCATTAGATCAGTCCGGGAACAAGTTGTCAGGAAAAATTCCAAGTAGTCTAGGTAGTTGTATGTCACTGGAATACTTGTACATGGGGGATAACATGTTTGCAGGTCCCATCCCTTCAACTCTGAGTTCCTTACGGGGGATTCGAGAATTAAATCTCTCTCACAACAGGCTCTCAGGCCAAATTCCCGATTTCTTGGAGGATCTCGACCTTACAAGTTTAGATCTGTCTTTCAATAATTTTCAGGGCAATCTGCCAACGGGAGGAGTTTTGGCAAATACAAGTGCAACCTCAGTTCTGGGAAATGAGAAGCTTTGTGGAGGTCTACCTGAATATCGGCTGCCCAAATGTAAGTCGACCGGTACATCAACTAATGGCAGGGTGAGAAATGTTTCTATCTACACGGTGTCGGGGATTTTGGCAATAGTGTTTATGCTCTCGTTACTTTGTTTCCTCTGGCATAGGAAACAGAGGAAAACGGTCGCTTCTAGCTCCTCAAATGACCAGTTTCTGAAAGTTTCATATCAAGACCTACTGAAAGCAACTGATGGGTTCTCCTCTGCCAATCTGATCGGGACCGGTAGTTTTGGATCAGTGTTTAAAGGGTTTCTTGCTCTGGATCAGACGACCATTGCTGTGAAAGTGCTTAATCTTGATCGTCATGGTGCATCGAAGAGCTTCATTAAAGAGTGCGAGGCCTTGAGAAACATCCGGCATCGAAATCTTGTTAAGGTACTCACGGCATGTTCAGGCACCGATTACCAGGGCAATGACTTCAAGGCCTTGGTATATGAGTTCATGATCAATGGGAGCTTGGATGAGTGGCTGCATCCGCAAGTTCGAACGAGTCCAGAGAGAGAGGTTATACGGAGGCAATTAGGTCTTCTCCAGAGGGTGAATATTGCCACAGATGTTGCTTGTGCTTTAGATTATCTCCATCATCAATGTGAAACACCCATAGTGCACTGCGATCTTAAGCCAAGCAATGTCCTCATCGACGGGGAAATGACTGGGCATGTAGGTGATTTTGGGTTGGTCAGGTTCATGCCAGGAGCTACTAGGGAGCTGATTTCTGAGCTGACAAGTTCTATTGGAGTAAAAGGATCTCTCGGCTATATTGCGCCCG AGTATGGAGCAGGGGCTGAGGTGTCAACTAATGGAGATGTTTACAGCTACGGCATCCTCGTGCTGGAGATGTTCACAGGGAAGAGGCCCACCGATGACATGTTCAGTGATGGGCTGAACCTTCATCTCTTTACCAAGGCAGCCTTTCCGGAGCGAGTTCTGCAGATAATTGACCCTCTCTTGCTCCAGGAGAGTCACGACGAGGATGATGGCCTAGACATCAGGAGAACTCGAAGGAGCCACGACAGGTTCCTTAAGATTCAAGAGTGTCTGGTCTCGATAGTGGAAATAGGATTGGTCTGTTCTTCTGAAATTCCAAGTGGCAGGATGAGCATGAGAGACGTTGTAGCTGCTCTGCAGGCAATTAGGAAGAAGCTTACCGGAAGCTTAGGATATTGA
- the LOC116204728 gene encoding histidine--tRNA ligase, cytoplasmic-like: MPDGEATTVTLGGKGSALAPSSVFAVANGLAKVRVDSSAHDRLAASRSSPSATYQIPFPSQFTPEESRASLTVLLSKLVLSGASGTRPVLPELFSSSLNSRESLDFGQLDVTEEELSILEKSDTNLHGVCALLDHQSTFLSMVVDAVAALSCEAIKADVSVFNSVDAGDGFTPKDEIGVSSDMKVLLNGSKLVGKVEVEAVRSILKIHATLRKVVKSLHLEMRANLNSAVKVGKAGSGKDGAVVAGATALLPLASALQSVGESSLLRTKMNLDLITADSLRSSLVHMFERQCITADDLRGKFKVILDTHYGRDYDNFVHEVYVLSGSVWKIVAWEAVSAFVALEGAKLTGKETEGDVTGGNAQVDKKTEKKKKKVVLGKGTAVVVHVITDILQRIGGNAADIVEKFVEDLLLFFDTKDQHFDVLLKTLQDILESNESRRLPKLPKGTRDFAKEQMAIREKAFSIITEVFKKHGATALDTPVFELRETLMGKYGEDSKLIYDLADQGGELCSLRYDLTVPFARYMAMNGLTSMKRYQIAKVYRRDNPSKGRYREFYQCDFDIAGPYARMQPDSEVIKIMTELLDKLNIGEYEVKLNHRKLLDGMLEICGVPPEKFRTICSSVDKLDKQSFDQIRKEMVEEKGLTPEMADGIGEFVKKRGRPLELLSELQQKGSKFLENEGSVQALNDLEILFKALDKAKCIDKVVFDLSLARGLDYYTGVIYEAVFKGLTQVGSIAAGGRYDDLIGMFGSKPVPAVGVSLGIERVFAIMEQNQKDQNQTIRATETQVLVGFLGEDLPLGTELVNEFWEANVKAELMLNKRVMKHIDHAKDSRIPYMVLVGERELSEGVVKLKDIEAAKEEVIPRTQMVEEVKKRLLTIREATL; the protein is encoded by the exons ATGCCTGACGGTGAGGCAACGACCGTTACATTGGGCGGCAAGGGTTCCGCCCTGGCTCCGTCTTCCGTGTTCGCAGTGGCAAATGGGCTTGCGAAGGTGCGGGTCGATTCATCGGCCCACGATCGCCTCGCCGCCAGTCGGAGCTCGCCGTCCGCTACTTACCAGATTCCGTTTCCTTCCCAGTTCACTCCGGAGGAATCCAGAGCTTCCCTCACTGTGCTCCTCAGTAAGCTCGTTCTCTCCGGTGCTTCAGGTACGCGTCCGGTCCTCCCAGAATTGTTCTCCAGCTCATTGAATTCTAGGGAGAGTCTCGACTTCGGACAACTTGATGTCACCGAGGAAGAACTGAGTATATTGGAGAAATCAGATACCAATTTGCACGGTGTTTGCGCCCTGTTGGATCACCAATCGACTTTTTTGTCGATGGTTGTGGATGCGGTGGCTGCATTGTCATGCGAAGCCATCAAGGCCGATGTCTCAGTGTTCAATTCAGTGGATGCAGGTGATGGCTTTACCCCCAAGGATGAGATAGGGGTTAGCAGTGACATGAAGGTTTTGCTTAATGGATCTAAGCTGGTGGGTAAGGTCGAGGTCGAAGCAGTTCGCAGTATTCTGAAAATACATGCGACTTTGAGAAAAGTGGTGAAGTCACTGCACTTAGAAATGCGGGCTAATTTGAACTCGGCTGTGAAAGTTGGAAAAGCCGGCTCGGGAAAGGATGGAGCTGTGGTGGCAGGGGCGACTGCGCTGCTGCCGCTGGCCTCTGCGCTTCAGAGTGTGGGTGAGAGTAGTTTGTTGCGTACCAAAATGAATTTGGATTTGATTACTGCTGACTCTTTAAGAAGCAGTTTGGTGCATATGTTCGAGAGGCAGTGTATTACTGCTGATGATTTGAGGGGCAAATTCAAAGTTATACTGGACACCCACTATGGCAGGGATTATGATAATTTTGTGCACGAGGTGTATGTCCTTTCTGGTTCTGTTTGGAAAATAGTAGCTTGGGAGGCCGTGAGTGCATTTGTTGCACTTGAAGGGGCCAAGCTGACAGGAAAGGAAACTGAAGGCGACGTGACTGGGGGGAATGCACAAGTGGATAAAAAGaccgagaagaagaagaagaaggtcgTTTTGGGGAAGGGGACTGCTGTTGTGGTGCACGTGATTACTGACATATTGCAGAGAATCGGAGGAAATGCTGCTGATATAGTGGAGAAATTTGTTGAGgatcttttgttattttttgacACGAAAGATCAGCACTTTGATGTCTTGTTGAAGACACTGCAAGACATCCTAGAAAGCAATGAAAGTAGAAGGCTGCCCAAGCTTCCCAAG GGTACTCGTGATTTTGCGAAAGAGCAAATGGCAATAAGAGAGAAAGCGTTCTCTATCATTACAGAGGTTTTCAAGAAGCATGGAGCAACTGCCCTTGATACTCCTGTTTTTGAATTGAGAGAGACTCTAATGGGAAAGTACGGGGAGGACTCAAAGTTGATTTATGATCTTGCTGATCAG GGTGGAGAGCTTTGTTCCCTACGCTATGACTTGACTGTCCCATTCGCAAGATATATGGCTATGAATGGTCTTACATCAATGAAAAGGTACCAAATTGCTAAGGTGTACAGAAGGGACAACCCGTCAAAGGGAAGATATCGTGAGTTCTACCAATGTGATTTTGACATTGCTGGTCCGTATGCAAGAATGCAACCAGATTCAGAGGTCATAAAGATAATGACTGAACTGCTTGATAAACTGAACATTGGAGAATATGAG GTGAAGTTAAATCACCGAAAGCTACTCGATGGGATGCTGGAAATATGTGGAGTGCCTCCAGAAAAATTCAGAACTATCTGCTCAAGTGTTGACAAGTTAGACAAGCAGTCATTTGACCAGATTAGAAAGGAGATG GTGGAGGAGAAGGGTTTAACTCCTGAGATGGCAGATGGAATCGGTGAgtttgtgaagaagagggGACGGCCTTTAGAGTTACTCTCAGAACTTCAGCAGAAGGGCAGCAAATTTTTGGAGAATGAAGGATCTGTCCAAGCGCTGAACGACTTGGAGATATTGTTCAAAGCTCTTGACAAGGCAAAGTGCATTGATAAAGTTGTTTTTGATTTGAGTCTCGCAAGAGGTCTTGATTATTACACCGGTGTTATCTATGAGGCTGTTTTTAAGGGCCTTACACAG GTTGGTTCAATTGCTGCCGGTGGGCGATATGACGACCTCATAGGAATGTTTGGCTCAAAGCCGGTTCCAGCAGTTGGTGTCAGTCTAGGAATTGAGAGAGTATTTGCCATAATGGAGCAAAATCAGAAAGACCAAAATCAA ACAATTCGAGCAACCGAGACACAGGTTCTGGTGGGGTTCCTGGGAGAGGACTTGCCCCTGGGCACGGAATTGGTGAACGAGTTCTGGGAGGCCAACGTGAAAGCCGAGCTCATGCTCAACAAGCGAGTGATGAAGCACATTGACCATGCCAAAGATTCTAGGATCCCCTACATGGTACTCGTGGGCGAGAGGGAGCTGAGCGAAGGAGTGGTGAAACTGAAAGATATCGAGGCCGCCAAGGAAGAGGTCATCCCGAGGACTCAAATGGTTGAAGAAGTTAAGAAGCGCTTGTTAACTATCAGAGAAGCCACCTTGTAA